In the Halodesulfovibrio sp. genome, one interval contains:
- a CDS encoding AzlD domain-containing protein — protein MQYTEKIIFLTIVGMMAVTYIPRLLPIALLSKKKFPEVVSSWLGFVPAAILSALLAPSLFIHDGNFSLSFDNKYLWSAIPVFAIAYWTRSFFGTIVTGMLVIAGWRYLLG, from the coding sequence ATGCAATATACGGAAAAAATAATCTTCCTTACAATTGTAGGAATGATGGCAGTTACATATATCCCAAGACTATTACCAATCGCCCTGCTTTCCAAAAAGAAATTTCCAGAAGTAGTCAGCAGCTGGCTTGGATTTGTTCCAGCAGCTATTTTAAGCGCCCTACTGGCTCCGTCTCTGTTTATCCATGACGGTAACTTCTCCCTATCTTTTGATAACAAATACCTTTGGTCTGCTATTCCGGTTTTTGCTATAGCATATTGGACTAGAAGTTTTTTTGGAACAATTGTTACAGGAATGCTTGTGATTGCAGGATGGCGCTATCTTTTGGGATAA